The Pseudomonas baetica genome includes a region encoding these proteins:
- a CDS encoding GlxA family transcriptional regulator, translating into MSQDFYFLLMPGFSAIGFISAIEPLRVANRFRGELYRWHVLSADGGAVLASNGMSVNADAALEPLKKGATLLVVAGFEPLKFATPTLEHWLRRLDNEGVTLGAIDTGSFVLAEAGLLDGHRLTLHWEAIDAFKESYPQLSVTQELFEIDRRRITSAGGTASIDLMLDLIAQAHGPQLAIQVSEQFVLGRIRPRKDHQRMEVATRYGISNKKLVQVIGEMEQHSEPPLTTLQLAESIKVTRRQLERLFRLHLNDTPSNFYLRLRLEKARQLLRQTDMSVLEVSIACGFESPSYFTRSYRARFARCPREDRRTAQA; encoded by the coding sequence ATGTCCCAGGATTTCTACTTCTTGCTGATGCCGGGCTTCTCCGCCATCGGCTTCATCTCTGCGATCGAACCGCTGCGCGTGGCCAACCGCTTTCGTGGCGAGTTGTACCGCTGGCATGTGCTGAGCGCTGACGGCGGGGCGGTGCTGGCGAGTAACGGCATGTCGGTCAACGCCGACGCGGCGCTGGAGCCGCTGAAGAAAGGTGCGACGTTGTTGGTGGTGGCCGGCTTCGAACCGCTGAAGTTCGCCACCCCGACGCTGGAGCATTGGCTGCGCCGTCTCGATAACGAAGGCGTGACCCTCGGCGCCATCGACACCGGCAGCTTCGTCCTCGCCGAGGCCGGCCTGCTCGACGGCCATCGCCTGACCCTGCACTGGGAAGCCATCGACGCCTTCAAGGAATCTTATCCACAGCTCAGCGTGACCCAGGAGCTGTTCGAGATCGACCGTCGACGCATCACCTCGGCCGGTGGCACGGCGTCCATCGATTTGATGCTCGACCTGATCGCCCAGGCCCACGGCCCGCAACTGGCGATCCAGGTCAGCGAGCAGTTCGTGTTGGGGCGCATCCGTCCACGCAAAGACCACCAACGCATGGAAGTCGCCACGCGCTACGGCATCAGCAACAAGAAGCTGGTTCAAGTGATTGGCGAGATGGAGCAGCACAGCGAACCGCCGCTGACCACGCTGCAACTGGCGGAATCGATCAAGGTGACGCGGCGGCAACTGGAGCGCTTGTTCCGGCTGCATCTGAACGATACGCCGAGCAATTTCTATCTGCGCTTAAGGCTGGAAAAGGCCCGGCAGCTACTGCGCCAGACCGACATGAGCGTGCTCGAGGTCAGCATCGCCTGTGGTTTTGAATCACCGTCCTACTTCACCCGCAGCTATCGCGCACGGTTCGCCCGTTGTCCGAGAGAAGACCGCCGTACCGCCCAGGCCTGA
- a CDS encoding DUF3010 family protein — MNICGIEIKGSEAIIAVAALDGSTLSHVALSTKKIALDDDDEAANVKRFAAQVASFVRENSIDRIAIKKRSKKGEFAGGPTTFKIEGVFQLLDGCEVTLLSPQTINAQAKKHNFELPATLNKYQHEAYKAACSALVKK, encoded by the coding sequence ATGAACATCTGCGGCATCGAAATCAAAGGCAGCGAAGCGATCATCGCCGTGGCCGCTCTCGACGGTTCGACCCTGAGTCACGTCGCCCTCAGCACCAAGAAAATCGCCCTGGACGATGACGACGAGGCGGCCAACGTCAAACGCTTCGCCGCGCAGGTGGCGTCGTTTGTGCGGGAGAACTCGATTGACCGGATTGCGATCAAGAAGCGCAGCAAGAAGGGCGAGTTTGCCGGTGGGCCGACGACCTTCAAGATTGAAGGCGTATTTCAGCTGCTCGATGGTTGCGAGGTGACGTTGTTGTCGCCGCAGACGATCAATGCGCAGGCCAAGAAGCACAACTTCGAGCTGCCGGCGACGCTGAACAAGTATCAGCATGAGGCTTACAAAGCGGCGTGTTCGGCGTTGGTGAAGAAGTAA